In Cytobacillus oceanisediminis, the following proteins share a genomic window:
- a CDS encoding DUF1456 family protein has protein sequence MDNNDILIRLRYALEIKNSEMAEIFNLGGIEVSVPEVVKILKKSDDEEENDSQIKLTNSMLNSFLNGFIIYKRGKQEPKPGLTNTPDPSIENNTNINNILLKKTKIALSLTTEDMLDVFKKAGLNVSKGELGAFLRKEGHKNYKVCLDNFARNFLKGLAIKYRG, from the coding sequence ATGGATAATAATGATATTTTAATTCGATTGAGATATGCGCTAGAAATCAAAAATAGTGAAATGGCAGAGATCTTTAATCTTGGAGGAATAGAGGTGTCTGTACCAGAGGTGGTGAAGATCCTGAAAAAGTCAGATGATGAAGAAGAGAATGACAGCCAAATAAAATTGACGAATAGTATGTTAAATTCTTTTTTGAATGGCTTTATTATCTATAAAAGAGGTAAACAAGAGCCAAAACCAGGCCTAACTAATACGCCGGACCCGTCCATAGAAAATAATACAAACATAAACAATATCCTTTTAAAGAAAACCAAAATCGCCTTGTCCTTAACAACAGAGGACATGTTAGATGTATTCAAAAAAGCTGGACTAAACGTATCAAAAGGAGAACTCGGAGCTTTTTTAAGAAAAGAAGGACATAAAAATTATAAAGTTTGCTTAGACAATTTTGCCAGAAACTTCTTAAAAGGACTAGCGATTAAATATAGGGGATAA
- a CDS encoding ABC transporter substrate-binding protein — protein MKVKFLSFVLVLLVVLAGCSSDTEVGETAEIDFWFPVAVGGDVANIVDGIVEEFEKENPDIKVNAKYGGSYAETMTQVMASAQGGNPPELAVLFSIDLFTLLENDLIEEVTPLFDEEYLNDFYDGFMANSSIGDKVYSLPFQRSTIVLYYNKDAFKEAGLDPEAPPENWDQLVEYGKKLTKNGGKDQWGLEIPSTGYQYWMFQALALQTEDNIMSEDGKKVYFNAPYAKEAMDYWLSLGKEHKIMPEGVIEWATVPSDFLSGKTAMMYHTTGNLTNVKNNADFDFGVSFLPANNQYGSPTGGGNIYLFKDLPEANKEAAIKFMKFLTEPERVAQWSIDTGYVATRESAYETDLLKKYVEEFPPALVAREQLEYADSELATYQNGEVQKIFNDHIQSILTGQSSVDEGLEKAQEKAEEVLKPFQ, from the coding sequence ATGAAGGTTAAGTTTTTATCATTCGTTTTAGTTTTACTGGTTGTCCTTGCCGGATGCAGCAGTGACACTGAAGTGGGAGAAACGGCTGAGATTGATTTCTGGTTCCCGGTTGCGGTTGGCGGGGATGTAGCGAACATTGTTGATGGAATTGTAGAAGAATTCGAGAAAGAAAATCCTGACATCAAGGTCAATGCGAAGTATGGCGGCAGTTATGCTGAAACGATGACACAGGTGATGGCGTCAGCGCAGGGAGGAAATCCGCCTGAACTTGCTGTTTTATTCTCAATCGATCTATTCACTTTACTTGAGAACGACCTGATCGAGGAAGTGACACCTTTGTTTGACGAAGAGTACTTAAATGATTTTTACGATGGATTCATGGCGAATTCTTCTATCGGAGATAAGGTATACAGCTTGCCATTCCAGCGCAGCACAATTGTCCTATACTACAACAAGGACGCATTCAAAGAAGCCGGACTGGACCCGGAAGCTCCACCTGAAAACTGGGATCAGCTGGTGGAATACGGGAAGAAGCTGACGAAAAATGGCGGTAAGGACCAATGGGGTCTTGAAATCCCGAGTACTGGATACCAGTACTGGATGTTCCAGGCTTTAGCACTTCAGACTGAAGACAACATCATGTCTGAAGATGGAAAGAAAGTGTATTTCAACGCACCATACGCAAAAGAAGCGATGGATTACTGGTTGTCCCTTGGAAAAGAGCATAAGATCATGCCGGAGGGTGTCATTGAATGGGCGACAGTTCCTTCTGACTTTTTGAGCGGAAAAACAGCGATGATGTACCACACGACAGGCAATCTGACAAATGTGAAGAACAATGCAGACTTTGATTTCGGTGTTTCATTCCTGCCGGCAAATAATCAGTATGGATCCCCGACTGGAGGAGGAAACATCTACTTGTTCAAAGATCTTCCCGAAGCTAACAAGGAAGCTGCGATCAAGTTCATGAAATTTCTTACAGAACCTGAGCGTGTAGCTCAGTGGTCTATCGATACAGGATATGTCGCCACTAGAGAATCTGCTTATGAAACGGACTTGTTGAAAAAGTATGTAGAGGAATTCCCGCCTGCACTTGTTGCCCGCGAGCAATTGGAATATGCGGATAGCGAATTGGCAACTTACCAAAATGGTGAGGTGCAGAAAATTTTCAATGATCATATTCAATCGATCTTGACTGGCCAAAGCTCAGTTGACGAAGGATTGGAAAAAGCTCAGGAGAAAGCAGAAGAAGTGCTGAAGCCTTTTCAGTAA
- a CDS encoding carbohydrate ABC transporter permease, which translates to MTTKRRKFSSRTRHNLFAYGLLFPSFIFLTMFTFYPTLKSIQLSFYSGPMTRLQFSGLDQYKEVLADEIFRKVILNNIIFMIGTVPTSLFLAMYLAIWLNKKMAGSSLLRTSFFYPTIIPLIAVANIWLFIYTPQYGLLDNFLHLFGAGDTNWLGNPNTVMIVMIVMIIWKDAGFYMIFYLAGLQNLPRDVYEAAEIEGAKPLQMFRHITFPLLMPTTLFVMIVAITNSFKNVDHLYIMTKGGPDNASNLLLYHIYEAAFTNWDLGKAAVLTVILIVIMLGITAFNYLYLDRKIHY; encoded by the coding sequence ATGACAACGAAGCGAAGAAAATTCAGTTCCAGAACGAGGCACAATCTGTTCGCTTACGGATTACTGTTTCCTTCTTTCATATTTTTAACTATGTTTACGTTTTACCCAACTCTCAAGTCGATCCAGTTAAGCTTCTACAGTGGTCCGATGACCCGGCTGCAGTTTTCCGGATTGGATCAGTATAAAGAAGTTTTAGCTGATGAGATATTCAGGAAGGTCATCCTGAATAACATCATCTTCATGATTGGGACAGTGCCAACGAGTTTGTTCCTAGCGATGTATCTTGCCATCTGGCTGAATAAAAAAATGGCCGGAAGCTCCTTGCTTAGGACATCGTTTTTCTACCCGACAATCATTCCGTTAATTGCGGTAGCGAATATTTGGCTTTTCATTTACACCCCTCAGTACGGACTGCTCGATAACTTCCTTCATTTGTTCGGAGCAGGGGACACGAACTGGCTGGGGAATCCCAATACAGTAATGATTGTGATGATTGTCATGATCATTTGGAAAGATGCTGGTTTTTATATGATTTTTTATTTAGCTGGTTTGCAAAATTTACCGAGAGATGTCTATGAAGCGGCTGAAATCGAAGGGGCGAAACCGCTCCAGATGTTCCGTCATATCACGTTCCCGCTGCTGATGCCGACGACGCTGTTCGTCATGATCGTGGCGATTACGAATTCATTCAAGAACGTCGACCACTTGTACATTATGACTAAGGGTGGACCGGATAATGCCAGCAATCTACTGCTCTATCATATCTATGAAGCGGCATTTACGAACTGGGATCTTGGCAAAGCTGCCGTTCTGACCGTGATTTTGATTGTCATCATGCTGGGGATCACAGCATTCAACTATTTGTACCTTGATCGGAAAATCCATTATTAA
- a CDS encoding carbohydrate ABC transporter permease, which translates to MKKLNYGIIIVLGIISFIPLLWVIITSFSPGNQVINGGFPFWVSNPTVENYVKAWETAPFIQYYINTFVIVFGVLIVQLFTITLAAFAFARVNFKGKNVLFILFLLQLMIQPEILLFPNYQVISQLGLVNTKLAVMMPYWASAFGVFLLRQTFKQVPYDLDEASRIDGCKWYQTLWHVYIPSAKPTYIAFALVSVSHHWSNFMWPLIITDSVESRPLTVGLALFAQSYETGAQWGMVAAGTVMVIMPLVVAFFIFQKQFVSSFMHSGIK; encoded by the coding sequence ATGAAAAAACTGAACTATGGCATCATTATTGTTCTTGGGATCATTTCGTTTATCCCGCTGCTTTGGGTAATCATCACTTCTTTTTCTCCCGGGAATCAAGTGATCAATGGAGGTTTTCCGTTCTGGGTCTCAAACCCAACTGTTGAAAACTATGTAAAAGCGTGGGAGACTGCACCATTTATCCAATACTACATCAATACGTTCGTCATCGTATTTGGCGTGCTGATAGTCCAGTTGTTCACGATTACGCTTGCAGCTTTTGCTTTTGCGCGGGTGAACTTCAAAGGAAAAAATGTACTGTTCATCTTGTTTTTGCTCCAGCTGATGATTCAGCCTGAAATTCTGTTGTTCCCGAACTACCAGGTTATTAGCCAGCTTGGGCTCGTTAATACGAAGCTGGCCGTCATGATGCCGTATTGGGCATCAGCATTCGGGGTATTCCTGTTGCGCCAGACTTTTAAGCAGGTCCCGTATGATCTCGATGAAGCGTCGAGAATAGACGGCTGTAAATGGTATCAAACGCTGTGGCATGTATACATCCCATCAGCAAAACCGACATATATTGCGTTTGCGCTCGTGTCCGTCAGTCACCATTGGAGCAACTTTATGTGGCCGTTGATTATCACGGATTCTGTCGAATCCCGACCGTTGACCGTCGGACTTGCCTTGTTTGCGCAATCGTATGAAACGGGAGCACAATGGGGAATGGTCGCTGCAGGTACGGTAATGGTCATCATGCCATTAGTAGTTGCTTTCTTCATTTTCCAAAAACAATTCGTATCAAGCTTCATGCATTCAGGAATCAAATAG
- a CDS encoding MBL fold metallo-hydrolase, which produces MDIHFLGTGSAYPGSNRDNTSICFSNDGYHVLVDVSGNPCRKLKQMQMDLSELDAVVFTHFHIDHIYGLPSLLWGMWLEDRKKPLRIFCDYRNEKKLHEWLATMEADKWPIAFSIEVETFDGDQEEELLSGGEMTFSCFKALHSVPTVGLEVRCPGRVVVYSSDTEINARIGQYDHIDMLIHEATSARKVAGNHSSLVEVVEKYDLDKIGEIVLVHLSDKEPYEEEMAKLSILKVVIGEDLMTKTV; this is translated from the coding sequence ATGGATATTCATTTTTTGGGAACGGGAAGTGCCTATCCCGGTTCCAATCGCGATAATACTTCAATTTGCTTTTCGAATGACGGTTATCATGTCCTGGTCGATGTCAGCGGCAATCCTTGCAGAAAACTGAAGCAGATGCAGATGGACTTAAGTGAGCTCGATGCAGTGGTGTTCACCCATTTTCATATCGACCATATTTATGGGTTGCCATCTTTGCTGTGGGGGATGTGGCTGGAAGACAGGAAAAAGCCTTTACGAATTTTTTGCGATTACCGTAATGAGAAGAAGCTTCACGAATGGCTGGCGACAATGGAGGCTGACAAGTGGCCGATCGCCTTTTCCATTGAGGTGGAAACATTTGATGGTGATCAGGAAGAGGAGCTGTTGTCAGGCGGGGAGATGACGTTTTCCTGTTTTAAAGCGCTTCATTCTGTTCCTACTGTTGGGCTGGAGGTACGATGCCCTGGTCGAGTAGTCGTGTATTCAAGTGATACGGAAATCAACGCACGAATCGGACAGTATGACCATATAGATATGTTAATTCATGAGGCGACATCTGCTCGTAAAGTGGCCGGTAACCACAGCAGTCTCGTTGAAGTTGTAGAGAAGTATGATTTGGATAAAATCGGTGAGATTGTGTTAGTCCACTTGTCAGATAAAGAACCATATGAAGAAGAGATGGCAAAGCTTAGCATCTTGAAGGTCGTCATCGGCGAAGACCTGATGACGAAAACAGTATAG
- a CDS encoding HAD-IIA family hydrolase — MRNLKGYIFDLDGTVYLGKQLIEGADTVVNSLFNEGKKVLFLTNKTIESRQRYVEKLRGFKINASLENILNPTLTLIEYLREHHPNATLYVIGEQPIKDELALAGFREGLTPAEIDVVVLSWDRDFHYDHLNFAYQSVKLGAKMIATNPDRTCPMEVGDVPDCAGMIGAVEAVAGKTIDVQIGKPSILTIETALEILQLKPDECVMIGDRLETDIRMGIEAGMKTALVLSGITTEEDLRVSPWKPDYVLSSVSGLLSLK, encoded by the coding sequence ATGAGAAACTTGAAAGGATATATTTTTGACTTGGATGGCACCGTATATCTTGGGAAGCAATTGATTGAAGGAGCAGATACTGTGGTGAATTCCCTTTTCAATGAGGGGAAGAAAGTGCTATTCCTTACAAACAAGACGATTGAATCGCGTCAGCGTTATGTGGAAAAGTTGCGCGGCTTCAAGATCAATGCGAGCCTGGAGAACATTTTGAATCCGACACTTACCTTGATTGAATATTTGCGGGAACACCATCCTAATGCCACGTTGTATGTGATTGGAGAGCAGCCGATCAAAGATGAACTGGCACTTGCCGGATTTCGGGAAGGGCTGACACCAGCAGAGATCGACGTCGTTGTGCTGTCATGGGATCGAGATTTTCACTACGATCATTTGAATTTTGCCTATCAGTCCGTAAAGCTTGGTGCAAAGATGATTGCAACTAATCCTGACAGAACCTGTCCCATGGAGGTCGGCGATGTTCCGGACTGTGCCGGAATGATTGGTGCGGTGGAAGCGGTTGCCGGGAAAACGATTGATGTACAGATCGGAAAGCCATCCATTCTAACGATTGAAACAGCATTGGAAATTTTGCAGCTTAAGCCGGATGAATGTGTGATGATCGGTGATCGCCTTGAAACGGATATCCGGATGGGAATCGAAGCTGGAATGAAAACAGCACTTGTACTTAGTGGGATTACTACCGAGGAGGACTTGAGGGTTTCTCCGTGGAAGCCAGATTATGTCTTATCCTCGGTGAGTGGATTGCTATCGTTAAAATGA
- a CDS encoding lamin tail domain-containing protein, with protein sequence MIPNTDNYAGYDAFEYFELYNNSPDPIDLKGYRFASHNWDEEIEEAYILKPWEAVVVWTRTASISPISLDAFNYNYFFSYKSKYLKEEDTIILGNIGGLVNGGNTLTVYDPDGHEVVRADYAAKDVSLKKTVTFTYPKDNTRKMEKLSINQNPTPGWLVEDQAPARPVIDKEAPHPPVNLEATAGSGNATLTWDASSETDLFRYHIYKDGHLEYSVDASQTEFPLYMLIGSQTYSLQVSAEDASGNVSEKSGPVQVIPEHQIITQLERWKHQKDPAYQGLWDISSDGPVIAGLAQGLVPQGLTYYKKKDWLLTISYVDDGIRPGTITVTDRTTGKLVKSVVLYNTDGTPYTGHAGGVTVSRDHGWVASENYLFSFNLSDLAEAENNGEIQFTRQIPLPVEAAYTVYDEGILWVGEFYEASSYPTDPSHHIENRDGEMHYAWMIGFNLERNNDMLAEAHWDGSPEHNAVPDYVLSTTGKVQGAIIQKAAGNGIKLSTSYGRANDSVLYRYEYPLKEDPHSYATVEGKEVPLWFLDGHTAKPRQSIEAIPMPEGIVEVQKELYVVFESGADKYRYTTTYPMDRMLKIDMKKLMKDDKGIE encoded by the coding sequence TTGATTCCTAATACCGATAACTACGCAGGTTATGATGCATTTGAATACTTTGAGCTTTATAACAATAGCCCGGATCCAATCGACCTGAAAGGATATCGATTCGCCTCCCACAATTGGGACGAAGAAATCGAGGAAGCATACATTTTGAAGCCTTGGGAAGCAGTAGTGGTCTGGACAAGAACCGCCTCAATCAGCCCTATTTCACTGGATGCATTTAACTATAACTATTTCTTTTCCTACAAAAGTAAGTATTTAAAAGAAGAGGATACAATCATCCTTGGCAACATCGGCGGGCTAGTCAATGGCGGTAACACACTAACCGTTTATGACCCAGATGGCCACGAAGTCGTCAGAGCGGATTATGCAGCAAAGGACGTTTCTCTAAAGAAAACAGTCACCTTTACCTATCCTAAGGACAATACACGGAAAATGGAAAAATTATCAATAAACCAAAACCCGACTCCGGGATGGCTGGTAGAAGATCAAGCCCCAGCTCGTCCAGTAATAGATAAAGAAGCACCGCATCCACCGGTCAACCTGGAGGCGACTGCTGGCAGCGGAAATGCTACATTGACCTGGGATGCATCTTCCGAAACAGATCTATTCCGTTATCATATTTACAAAGATGGCCATTTGGAATATTCAGTAGATGCATCACAGACAGAATTTCCCCTTTATATGTTAATCGGCAGCCAAACGTACTCATTACAAGTGAGCGCAGAGGATGCATCAGGAAATGTATCGGAAAAATCGGGCCCTGTACAAGTAATACCAGAACACCAAATCATTACTCAGCTTGAACGATGGAAACATCAAAAAGATCCTGCCTATCAAGGTCTATGGGATATCAGTTCGGACGGACCGGTGATTGCTGGACTAGCGCAAGGACTGGTCCCCCAAGGACTAACCTATTATAAGAAAAAAGACTGGCTGCTTACCATAAGCTATGTCGATGATGGAATTCGGCCTGGTACCATTACCGTAACAGATCGCACGACAGGCAAACTGGTAAAATCCGTTGTCCTTTACAACACCGATGGCACACCGTATACTGGTCACGCTGGTGGCGTTACCGTCAGTCGCGATCATGGCTGGGTAGCATCCGAGAATTACTTGTTCAGCTTCAATTTAAGTGATCTGGCAGAAGCGGAAAATAACGGAGAAATCCAGTTCACTAGACAAATACCATTACCGGTCGAGGCGGCTTACACCGTTTATGATGAGGGCATTCTCTGGGTCGGAGAATTCTATGAGGCAAGCTCCTATCCGACTGATCCATCTCACCATATTGAAAACAGGGATGGAGAAATGCACTACGCCTGGATGATCGGCTTCAATTTGGAACGAAACAACGACATGCTTGCTGAAGCCCATTGGGATGGCTCACCTGAGCACAATGCTGTGCCGGATTACGTCCTTTCAACGACTGGAAAAGTCCAAGGCGCCATTATACAAAAAGCAGCAGGGAATGGCATCAAGCTAAGTACATCCTACGGAAGAGCAAACGACAGTGTACTATATCGTTATGAATACCCATTAAAAGAAGACCCTCATTCCTATGCCACTGTCGAAGGAAAAGAAGTACCCCTATGGTTCCTTGATGGACACACTGCTAAACCACGCCAAAGTATCGAAGCAATACCGATGCCAGAAGGAATCGTAGAAGTACAAAAAGAACTCTACGTTGTGTTTGAGTCCGGAGCAGATAAATACCGCTATACGACCACCTATCCGATGGACCGGATGCTCAAAATCGATATGAAGAAATTGATGAAGGATGATAAAGGAATCGAATAA
- a CDS encoding MgtC/SapB family protein: MAVYMEYMTEFFWQHETYFRIVVSAVLGFLIGWDRTSKNKPAGLKTYTYVSVACTLITIVSIESAELLSQPDSGKVMDPMRLAAQIVSGLGFLGAGVILKDGLRVKGLTSAAMIFYAGGAGIGIGAGFYTIVIFATLVTFTITRLGNFFEEREITRVRFPRFKKKRKTEEENEEEVGT; encoded by the coding sequence ATGGCGGTTTACATGGAGTATATGACTGAATTCTTCTGGCAGCATGAGACTTATTTTCGGATTGTGGTCAGTGCTGTATTAGGATTTTTAATCGGTTGGGACAGGACATCGAAAAATAAGCCGGCTGGTTTAAAAACGTATACGTATGTATCTGTGGCATGTACACTGATTACGATTGTTTCGATCGAAAGTGCAGAGCTGCTAAGTCAGCCGGATAGCGGAAAAGTGATGGATCCTATGCGTCTGGCAGCACAGATTGTATCAGGTCTGGGTTTCCTTGGTGCAGGTGTGATCTTGAAAGACGGGTTGAGAGTAAAGGGGCTGACTTCAGCTGCGATGATCTTTTACGCTGGGGGAGCCGGGATTGGAATTGGAGCAGGATTTTATACCATCGTCATCTTCGCAACGTTGGTTACATTCACCATTACAAGGCTAGGAAACTTCTTTGAAGAGAGGGAGATTACGAGAGTGCGTTTTCCAAGGTTTAAGAAAAAAAGAAAAACAGAAGAAGAAAATGAGGAAGAGGTTGGAACTTGA
- a CDS encoding glycerol-3-phosphate responsive antiterminator, with protein MKQNIIDIVQSQVIASIKEEDDLEKAVRSKANIVFILTGNLITMNGYLKKLKQAGKTTFIHIDFIDGLSNTKSAIKYIAEIWKPAGIITTKSNLIKYAKEEGLMTIQRLFLIDRNALVKGIDIAHNCKPDAIEVLPGLMPSVIDKLTTMTALPIIAGGLISNKEDILNGLGAGALAISSGDPKLWNLDL; from the coding sequence ATGAAACAAAACATTATTGACATTGTCCAATCACAAGTGATTGCATCAATCAAGGAAGAAGACGACCTTGAAAAGGCAGTCCGGTCAAAAGCCAACATCGTCTTCATCCTTACTGGAAATTTGATTACGATGAATGGATACCTGAAAAAACTAAAACAAGCCGGCAAAACTACCTTCATCCATATTGATTTCATCGATGGACTGTCCAACACAAAGAGTGCCATTAAATACATAGCAGAAATCTGGAAGCCAGCCGGCATCATCACAACGAAGAGCAACCTGATTAAATATGCAAAGGAAGAAGGCCTAATGACGATCCAGCGCCTTTTTCTTATTGACCGCAATGCTCTTGTCAAGGGTATCGATATCGCACATAATTGTAAGCCGGATGCGATCGAAGTTCTTCCTGGTCTAATGCCATCTGTCATTGATAAACTGACGACAATGACAGCGCTGCCAATTATTGCTGGTGGCCTAATCAGTAATAAGGAAGACATTCTGAATGGATTAGGGGCCGGTGCACTCGCCATTTCCTCTGGTGATCCAAAACTCTGGAATCTGGATCTCTAA
- a CDS encoding helix-turn-helix transcriptional regulator yields MRADRLISILLLLQNNERMTTRELAKELEVTERTIHRDMEALSTAGIPVLAERGKFGGWRLLEKYRTNLTGLKADEIKTLLLSPSFQHLADLGISDDWKEARQKLLAAIPAPMKDDVKDISNRIHIDTSTWRQTPREMKSFGILQQAVWDEKKLRIQYEKADKQTIERIVDPLGLVAKGNTWYLIAASDEKIKSYRVSRIVDAELINEKFSRPNDFDLAEYWLESKQKFISSLPRFEVDVEISPSIIQRITFTGRFVQVIHMDNPKDNRWIPASLCFDTEQEAREYILGFGDQIKIIRPVSLRKSVSGMAEGVVNLYSENER; encoded by the coding sequence ATGCGCGCGGACAGACTCATTTCTATATTATTATTGCTTCAAAATAACGAAAGAATGACCACGAGGGAATTGGCAAAAGAATTGGAGGTAACGGAACGGACCATTCACCGGGATATGGAAGCCTTAAGCACTGCAGGCATCCCTGTCCTGGCTGAACGGGGAAAATTCGGCGGATGGAGACTGCTTGAGAAATACAGAACGAACCTTACTGGGTTAAAAGCTGATGAAATCAAAACCCTGCTTCTCTCCCCCTCCTTTCAGCACCTTGCGGATCTAGGAATCAGCGATGATTGGAAAGAAGCACGCCAGAAACTACTTGCTGCGATTCCCGCTCCAATGAAAGATGATGTTAAAGACATTTCCAATCGAATACATATTGATACCAGCACCTGGAGGCAAACACCGCGGGAAATGAAGTCATTTGGAATACTGCAGCAGGCAGTATGGGATGAGAAAAAACTCCGAATCCAATACGAAAAGGCAGATAAACAAACGATTGAGAGAATCGTTGACCCATTGGGACTGGTAGCTAAAGGGAACACCTGGTATCTCATAGCTGCTTCTGATGAGAAGATAAAAAGCTATCGTGTTTCAAGAATAGTGGATGCCGAACTGATTAATGAGAAATTCAGCAGGCCGAATGACTTTGATCTCGCTGAATATTGGCTGGAATCGAAGCAGAAATTCATTAGCAGCCTGCCTCGGTTTGAGGTAGACGTGGAGATTTCTCCGTCCATCATTCAGCGGATTACTTTTACTGGGCGATTTGTACAGGTGATACACATGGATAACCCTAAGGATAATAGATGGATTCCAGCAAGCCTTTGCTTTGATACTGAACAGGAGGCAAGGGAGTATATACTTGGGTTTGGGGATCAGATTAAGATAATAAGACCTGTTTCGCTTAGGAAAAGTGTGAGTGGGATGGCTGAGGGTGTGGTTAATTTATATAGTGAAAATGAGAGATAA
- a CDS encoding SDR family oxidoreductase — MTTLKGKVALVAGGTRGAGRGIAMELGAAGATVYVTGRTTRNQMSEYGRKETIEETAELVNELGGIGIAVQVDHLIPDQVRSLIERIEKEQGRLDILVNDIWGSENLMEWEIPVWEHSLEKGMRMLRLAIDTHIITSHYALPLLIKNKGGLVAEITDGTEEYNQNRYRLSLFYDLAKSSVIRMAKALAHELSPYDCTAVAVSPGWMRSEIMLEVFGVTEENWKDAAEKEPHFVISETPRYIGRAISAIAKDPVKKRLNGGSFSSGELAKMYHFHDLDGSQPDAFRYLVEVQEAGKPANADGYR; from the coding sequence ATGACGACATTAAAAGGAAAAGTTGCTTTGGTAGCAGGGGGAACGCGGGGAGCTGGCCGCGGCATCGCAATGGAACTGGGAGCGGCAGGAGCTACAGTGTATGTAACAGGCCGTACGACACGAAATCAGATGTCAGAATATGGTCGTAAGGAAACAATCGAAGAAACAGCTGAATTGGTCAATGAACTTGGCGGTATTGGAATTGCTGTCCAAGTGGATCATCTCATACCTGATCAGGTGCGATCTTTGATTGAAAGAATAGAAAAAGAACAGGGAAGGCTGGATATCCTCGTCAATGATATATGGGGCAGCGAAAATTTGATGGAATGGGAGATTCCTGTCTGGGAGCATTCCCTGGAGAAGGGGATGAGAATGCTTCGTTTGGCGATTGATACTCATATTATCACAAGTCATTATGCCCTTCCGCTCCTGATCAAAAACAAAGGCGGATTAGTTGCCGAAATCACAGATGGAACAGAGGAGTACAATCAAAATCGCTACCGTCTGTCACTGTTCTATGATTTGGCCAAAAGCTCGGTTATTCGCATGGCTAAAGCATTGGCTCATGAACTTTCTCCCTATGATTGCACAGCGGTTGCTGTTTCACCCGGCTGGATGCGTTCAGAAATCATGCTTGAGGTGTTTGGGGTAACAGAGGAGAACTGGAAAGATGCTGCCGAAAAGGAGCCTCATTTCGTGATCTCTGAAACACCAAGGTATATAGGACGAGCGATTAGTGCCATAGCAAAAGATCCTGTTAAAAAACGGTTGAACGGCGGGTCCTTTTCAAGCGGGGAGCTGGCGAAAATGTATCATTTTCATGATCTGGATGGTTCTCAGCCGGATGCTTTCAGATATCTGGTTGAGGTTCAGGAAGCAGGTAAACCGGCCAATGCTGACGGATATAGATAG